The Planococcus liqunii genome includes a region encoding these proteins:
- a CDS encoding ribonuclease HII, whose translation MMKIGEVKERLAETVDWETWMDDIRQDPRKNVQAALAGWQRKKNLRDKQQHAHDQKIEFDASFKENREDLVCGIDEAGRGPLAGPVVTAAVILPEDCSVLTGLDDSKKLSKAKRDQYAALIKEIAVSYAVHIQPPEEIDAQNIYQATRSSMTQAALQLNPRPDVILADAMQLDAGIHCESIIKGDAKSLCIAAASILAKTGRDAIMAAYASEYPAYGFEKHAGYGTKEHLIALEENGPCPIHRKTFEPVKSMVEPPLSLRLDS comes from the coding sequence ATGATGAAAATTGGAGAAGTCAAAGAACGACTGGCAGAAACCGTTGACTGGGAGACATGGATGGACGATATCCGTCAAGATCCACGGAAAAATGTCCAAGCGGCACTGGCGGGCTGGCAGCGCAAAAAAAATCTGCGCGACAAGCAGCAGCACGCCCATGATCAAAAAATTGAGTTCGACGCTTCTTTTAAAGAGAACCGGGAAGATCTTGTCTGCGGCATAGACGAAGCGGGGCGAGGGCCGCTGGCAGGTCCGGTTGTAACGGCCGCTGTGATATTGCCTGAAGATTGTTCCGTTTTAACCGGCTTGGATGATTCCAAAAAGTTGTCAAAAGCCAAGCGCGATCAGTATGCTGCGCTCATCAAAGAAATCGCCGTCAGTTACGCTGTGCACATCCAGCCGCCGGAAGAAATTGATGCCCAAAACATTTATCAGGCCACGAGAAGCTCGATGACCCAAGCAGCGCTGCAGCTGAATCCAAGACCTGATGTTATTCTGGCAGATGCCATGCAGCTGGATGCGGGAATCCATTGTGAATCGATTATTAAAGGGGATGCCAAAAGCCTGTGCATCGCGGCCGCATCGATTTTAGCAAAAACCGGCCGGGACGCCATTATGGCGGCGTACGCATCGGAATATCCGGCTTACGGTTTCGAGAAGCATGCCGGGTACGGAACGAAAGAGCATTTGATTGCGCTGGAGGAAAATGGTCCGTGCCCGATTCACCGGAAGACGTTCGAACCTGTAAAATCGATGGTTGAGCCGCCGCTTTCTTTGAGACTGGACTCCTAA
- the sucC gene encoding ADP-forming succinate--CoA ligase subunit beta, with protein sequence MNIHEYQGKQILKQYGVAVPEGHVAFSPEEAVKAAKELGTDVVVVKAQIHAGGRGKAGGVKLAKNLDEVRTIAKELLGKVLVTHQTGPEGKEVKRLYVEAGSDIQKEYYLGLVLDRETSRVTLMGSEEGGMDIEEVAANNPERLFYEEIDPVVGLTGFQARRMAFNMNIPAKLVNKAAKLMLGLYQAYVDTDAAIVEINPLVVTGDGQVVALDAKFNFDANALYRHQNIMEMRDYDEEDAKEIEASKYDLSYISLDGNIGCMVNGAGLAMATMDTINYYGGTPANFLDVGGGATAEKVTEAFKIILSDKNVKGIFVNIFGGIMKCDIIAEGVIQAAKEVSLNVPLVVRLEGTNVELGKKLLNESGLDIVAAGTMADGAKKIVELVG encoded by the coding sequence ATGAATATCCATGAATATCAGGGAAAACAAATCCTTAAACAATATGGAGTAGCAGTTCCTGAAGGCCATGTAGCTTTTTCTCCAGAAGAAGCAGTGAAAGCGGCTAAAGAACTAGGTACTGATGTTGTTGTGGTAAAAGCCCAAATCCACGCAGGTGGCCGCGGCAAAGCAGGCGGAGTCAAACTTGCGAAAAACTTGGATGAAGTGCGCACAATTGCGAAAGAATTGCTTGGCAAAGTGCTTGTAACTCATCAAACAGGTCCGGAAGGAAAAGAAGTGAAACGCTTGTACGTAGAAGCGGGAAGCGACATCCAGAAGGAATACTACTTAGGTTTGGTGCTTGACCGCGAAACTTCTCGTGTAACTCTTATGGGTTCAGAAGAAGGCGGAATGGACATCGAGGAAGTGGCAGCAAACAATCCGGAGCGCCTTTTCTATGAAGAAATCGACCCGGTTGTCGGCTTGACTGGCTTCCAGGCCCGCCGTATGGCATTCAACATGAACATCCCGGCGAAACTTGTCAACAAAGCAGCTAAATTGATGCTGGGCCTTTACCAGGCTTACGTTGATACAGATGCTGCCATCGTTGAGATCAACCCGCTAGTAGTGACTGGAGATGGACAAGTAGTGGCATTGGATGCGAAATTCAATTTCGATGCAAACGCTTTATACCGCCACCAGAACATTATGGAAATGCGCGATTACGACGAAGAAGATGCAAAAGAAATCGAAGCTTCAAAATATGACTTGAGCTATATTTCCCTAGACGGAAATATCGGCTGTATGGTTAACGGTGCTGGACTTGCGATGGCAACGATGGATACCATCAACTACTACGGCGGAACACCCGCTAACTTCCTTGACGTTGGGGGCGGTGCCACTGCTGAGAAAGTAACGGAAGCTTTCAAAATCATTCTTTCTGACAAGAATGTAAAAGGAATTTTCGTTAACATTTTCGGCGGTATCATGAAGTGCGACATCATCGCAGAAGGCGTTATCCAAGCTGCTAAAGAAGTTAGCTTGAATGTGCCTCTAGTTGTGCGCCTTGAAGGAACAAACGTAGAACTGGGCAAAAAACTGCTTAACGAATCAGGTCTTGATATTGTCGCAGCCGGCACAATGGCTGATGGCGCTAAAAAGATTGTAGAACTTGTAGGCTAA